Proteins encoded together in one Lathyrus oleraceus cultivar Zhongwan6 chromosome 5, CAAS_Psat_ZW6_1.0, whole genome shotgun sequence window:
- the LOC127079114 gene encoding amino acid permease 3 → MILFSLVTLHTSSMLAECYRYGDPIFGKRSYTFVDAVRNILGGLQYKVCGIIQYLYLYGSAIGYSIAAPISMMEITRSRCLHKSGGKDPCRISTNPYMIGFGILEIFVSQIPEFHETWWLSVIAAVMSFIYSIIGVFLVTAQVAANGTVKGTLTGGGAEIVSTTKKVMGIFQAIGNIAFAYSYSQILIEIQDTIKNPPSEVKTMKAATVLSVSVTTSFYMLCGCMGYAAFGEQAPGNLLTGFTSYNPSWVIDAANATVVIHLVGAYQVYVQPVFAFIEKGAAKRWPQTKVEYKIFSGYNLNLFRIVWRTIFVIVTTFVAMLIPFFNDVLGFLGAVGFWPLTVFYPVEMYIVQKQIPKWSSKWIWLEIVSLVCLIASVLAALGSIASIVNNLTTYKPFNSEY, encoded by the exons ATGATCCTTTTCAGCCTCGTCACTTTGCATACTTCATCAATGCTGGCTGAATGTTATCGTTATGGCGATCCCATTTTTGGAAAGAGAAGCTATACATTTGTCGATGCAGTGCGCAACATTCTTG GCGGGTTACAGTACAAAGTTTGTGGAATAATTCAGTACTTATATCTGTATGGCAGTGCAATAGGATACTCAATTGCAGCTCCCATTAGCATGAT GGAAATAACAAGATCTAGGTGTCTCCATAAATCAGGAGGAAAAGATCCATGTCGCATTTCAACGAATCCATACATGATCGGATTTGGAATTTTAGAAATTTTCGTTTCTCAAATTCCAGAGTTTCATGAAACATGGTGGCTCTCAGTAATAGCAGCAGTTATGTCTTTCATATATTCCATAATCGGCGTCTTTCTAGTAACTGCTCAAGTTGCAG CAAACGGTACCGTCAAGGGTACTCTCACGGGAGGTGGCGCTGAAATTGTGTCAACAACAAAAAAAGTAATGGGAATTTTCCAAGCTATTGGTAACATAGCATTTGCTTATTCATACTCTCAAATTCTCATTGAAATTCAG GACACCATAAAAAATCCACCATCTGAAGTAAAAACAATGAAGGCGGCGACAGTTTTAAGTGTTTCCGTGACTACATCATTTTATATGCTTTGTGGTTGCATGGGCTATGCTGCATTTGGAGAACAAGCACCAGGGAACTTGCTCACTGGATTTACTTCGTACAATCCATCTTGGGTCATCGATGCAGCAAATGCCACCGTTGTAATTCACCTTGTTGGAGCATACCAAGTATATGTTCAACCAGTCTTTGCCTTCATAGAGAAAGGGGCAGCAAAAAGATGGCCCCAAACAAAAGTGGAATACAAAATTTTTAGTGGTTACAATCTAAATCTATTTAGAATAGTTTGGAGGACAATATTTGTGATTGTAACTACTTTTGTTGCAATGTTGATTCCTTTCTTCAATGATGTTCTGGGATTTCTTGGAGCAGTGGGGTTTTGGCCTTTAACAGTTTTTTATCCAGTGGAGATGTATATTGTGCAGAAGCAGATCCCAAAATGGAGTTCTAAATGGATTTGGTTGGAAATCGTAAGTCTTGTATGCCTTATCGCATCAGTTCTGGCTGCTCTTGGCTCAATCGCCAGTATTGTGAATAACCTAACGACTTACAAGCCATTCAACTCAGAATATTGA
- the LOC127079113 gene encoding auxilin-related protein 2: MNDFNGLLGTDFKLKQQSAAMSSKGSLHFTKTSSLNFDSTSRSSRSHNQDSALFSDLFNDNSISGSSSSGFASHSINSPVYDKPVYDDDSVSRHDGRTTAFDDLLGGFGHSKKAVKNEKGVDDFDDLISGFGNSKPSSRQRPTPDTGSSSESTFSASKTTSNTREDTFKIFESASAPTGSSSGHFTDPLEEISKFTSSRSTKTDSSSNSNGGVYDNTDPFDGLGNSVPAFSSERTYRNGTSSPMARSNTSSSWTREKESFEKLSVRSPDRRTHNKIPVEHDQEFHQTPYMPTYSSDSNKPVVGPRSTSPFYANDGFRQVDSRVDMSPKYEEKLVSEDDIWLTVSEIPLSTQPTAAPPPLRPPPPRPVHIPKSETGTPAFANVRKDNEFSSFPISTRFSQDPKYAPATAKLSSASQFDEVKDFAMGRSHGDDDEHEKLGMNSAATAMKEAMERAESKFRHAKEVRGRENTKPARSKESIHSEKGDRAVPEGRGRLDHVQKQKEMEEMNQRRIEREMEEKEREQRRLEREREKERHAVERATREARERAAVEARHRAEKAAVEKANAEARVRAERAAVQRVQAEARERAAAEAKERAEKVAAGAKGREARERAAAGRTEAETRVKVERAAVERAAAEARERAAAAARMYQQKKENDLESFFSMSGRANSAPRPPRSSSSDSNFDAQFQPDVSRKSTSTSSNIKKASTSNNIVHDLSSIFDASSSAGGFQEVEGESEERRKARLERLQRAQERATIALAEKNQRDLQTQREQAERHRFAETLDFEVRRWAVGKEGNLRALLSTLQYVLWPECGWQAVSLTDLITAATVKKAYRKATLCIHPDKVQQKGATLQQKYIAEKVFDLLKEAWNKFNSEELF; the protein is encoded by the exons ATGAACGATTTCAATGGTTTATTAGGTACTGATTTTAAGTTGAAACAACAATCGGCGGCAATGTCATCCAAAGGATCTTTACATTTCACCAAAACTTCTTCCCTCAACTTCGATTCAACTTCCCGATCCTCTCGCTCTCACAATCAAGATTCTGCTCTCTTCTCCGATCTCTTCAATGACAATTCCATCTCCGGCAGCTCCAGCTCCGGTTTCGCTTCCCATTCCATCAACTCACCTGTCTACGATAAACCTGTTTACGATGATGACAGTGTCTCACGCCACGACGGAAGGACCACCGCGTTTGACGATCTTCTCGGTGGATTCGGTCATTCGAAGAAAGCCGTGAAGAATGAGAAAGGCGTGGATGATTTTGATGATCTGATCTCTGGATTTGGGAACAGTAAGCCCTCCTCCCGTCAAAG GCCGACTCCTGATACTGGTTCATCATCAGAATCTACTTTCAGTGCATCTAAAACAACCTCCAATACAAGAGAAGATACTTTCAAAATATTTGAATCAGCTTCTGCTCCAACTGGTTCATCCTCAGGCCACTTTACGGATCCATTAGAAGAAATTAGTAAATTTACTAGTTCTAGAAGCACAAAAACTGATAGCTCATCAAATTCTAATGGTGGAGTATATGATAATACTGATCCCTTTGATGGACTTGGAAATTCAGTACCAGCATTTTCATCAGAGAGGACCTACAGGAATGGTACCAGTTCCCCGATGGCGAGGTCAAACACAAGTTCAAGTTGGACCAGAGAAAAAGAATCATTTGAAAAATTGTCTGTCAGGAGTCCTGATAGACGGACACATAACAAGATTCCTGTTGAACATGATCAGGAGTTTCATCAAACTCCATACATGCCTACATATTCATCTGATTCTAATAAACCAGTAGTTGGCCCAAGGTCTACTTCCCCTTTTTATGCTAATGATGGTTTTAGACAGGTCGATTCTCGGGTAGACATGTCTCCAAAATATGAAGAAAAGTTGGTCTCAGAAGATGATATATGGCTAACGGTATCAGAGATTCCTCTTTCCACACAACCAACTGCTGCTCCACCACCTTTAAGACCGCCTCCTCCTCGACCAGTTCATATCCCTAAGTCAGAAACCGGTACACCAGCTTTTGCCAATGTCAGGAAAGACAACGAATTTTCTTCTTTCCCAATTTCCACTCGATTTTCTCAGGATCCTAAATATGCTCCTGCTACAGCCAAGTTATCTTCTGCATCGCAGTTTGATGAAGTTAAAGATTTTGCCATGGGCAGGAGTCACggtgatgatgatgaacatgaaaaATTAGGGATGAACTCAGCTGCTACAGCTATGAAGGAGGCTATGGAGAGAGCTGAATCTAAATTTAGACATGCAAAGGAAGTTAGGGGAAGAGAGAATACAAAACCTGCTCGAAGCAAAGAATCCATACATTCGGAGAAAGGTGACAGAGCTGTGCCAGAGGGGAGAGGCAGGTTAGACCATGTGCAGAAGCAAAAGGAGATGGAGGAAATGAATCAAAGAAGAATTGAGAGGGAAATGGAGGAGAAAGAAAGAGAACAACGGCGACttgagagagaaagagaaaaagaaagacacGCTGTGGAAAGAGCTACTAGAGAAGCACGTGAAAGAGCAGCTGTTGAAGCTCGTCATAGAGCTGAGAAGGCTGCTGTTGAGAAAGCTAATGCAGAAGCTAGAGTGCGTGCTGAAAGGGCCGCAGTTCAGAGAGTACAAGCTGAAGCCCGTGAAAGGGCTGCTGCTGAAGCAAAGGAAAGGGCAGAAAAGGTTGCTGCAGGGGCAAAGGGGAGAGAAGCACGAGAAAGAGCTGCAGCTGGAAGGACTGAAGCTGAAACGCGAGTTAAAGTAGAACGTGCTGCTGTAGAAAGGGCGGCCGCAGAGGCCCGAGAAAGAGCTGCAGCTGCTGCAAGAATGTACCAGCAAAAAAAGGAAAACGATCTTGAATCGTTCTTCAGCATGAGCGGACGGGCCAACAGTGCTCCAAGACCTCCTAGATCTAGCTCTTCT GATTCAAATTTTGATGCCCAGTTTCAGCCAGATGTAAGTCGAAAATCTACAAGCACGTCGTCAAACATAAAGAAGGCATCGACATCAAATAATATTGTCCATGATCTTTCCTCAATTTTCGACG CTTCTTCATCAGCTGGAGGATTTCAGGAAGTTGAAGGGGAAAGTGAAGAAAGACGAAAAGCCAGGTTGGAACGCCTTCAAAGGGCTCAGGAGCGCGCG ACAATAGCATTGGCTGAGAAGAATCAACGGGACCTACAGACTCAAAGAGAGCAGGCTGAGAGACAT AGGTTTGCGGAAACACTGGATTTTGAAGTTAGACGCTGGGCTGTGGGAAAAGAGGGGAACTTGCGTGCTTTACTCTCCACCCTACAATAT GTCTTATGGCCTGAATGTGGTTGGCAAGCAGTTTCTTTGACTGATCTTATTACAGCCGCTACTGTTAAAAAGGCTTATCGGAAAGCTACACTGTGCATTCATCCTGATAAAGTGCAGCAGAAGGGTGCCACTCTTCAACAGAAGTATATTGCAGAGAAGGTTTTTGATCTACTAAAG GAGGCATGGAATAAGTTCAACTCAGAGGAGCTTTTTTAA